The Streptomyces kanamyceticus genome window below encodes:
- a CDS encoding alpha/beta hydrolase: MADKPSIVLVHGFWGGAAHWGKVIVELRGRGFGSLHAVENPLTSLADDAARTRAMVRQIEGPVLLVGHSYGGAVITEAGDLPNVAGLVYVAAFAPDAGESPGQLSQEKPPAAFENIAPDSDGYLWIKQDKFHESFAQDLTADEALVMAVTQKAPLGSTFGDAITAPAWRAKPTWYQVSTADRMIHPDNERHMARRMAPRKTIELDASHASLASQPGPVCDLIEAAAQEADGA; the protein is encoded by the coding sequence ATGGCGGACAAGCCGAGCATTGTGCTGGTACACGGGTTCTGGGGCGGTGCCGCCCACTGGGGCAAGGTCATCGTCGAACTGCGCGGACGGGGCTTCGGCTCCCTGCACGCGGTCGAGAACCCGCTGACCTCGCTGGCCGACGACGCCGCGCGCACCCGCGCCATGGTCCGGCAGATCGAAGGGCCCGTGCTGCTCGTCGGCCACTCCTACGGCGGGGCGGTCATCACCGAGGCGGGTGACCTGCCCAACGTCGCCGGGCTCGTCTACGTCGCGGCGTTCGCGCCCGACGCCGGGGAGAGCCCGGGGCAGCTCAGCCAGGAGAAGCCGCCCGCTGCCTTCGAGAACATCGCCCCGGACTCCGACGGCTACCTGTGGATCAAGCAGGACAAGTTCCACGAGAGCTTCGCCCAGGACCTGACCGCCGACGAGGCGCTGGTCATGGCGGTCACGCAGAAGGCGCCGCTTGGCTCGACCTTCGGTGACGCGATCACGGCCCCGGCCTGGCGTGCCAAGCCGACCTGGTACCAGGTCTCCACCGCCGACCGCATGATCCACCCCGACAACGAGCGCCACATGGCGCGGCGGATGGCCCCGCGCAAGACCATCGAGCTGGACGCGAGCCACGCCTCGCTGGCCTCCCAGCCCGGGCCCGTCTGCGACCTGATCGAGGCGGCCGCGCAGGAGGCCGACGGCGCCTGA
- a CDS encoding ABC transporter permease — protein sequence MSTVSGTRKLVAPLPAGGVGQSIRDSLVVAKRNLIRMTRIPEMILFGVIQPVMFVVLFTYVFGGSINIPGAPSGSAGAYKEFLMAGIFAQTVTFATAGAGAGIADDMHKGLIDRFRSLPMARGAVLTGRTLADLVQTAVTLAVLAVVALLVGWRTHENIGKVLAGFALLLLLGYAFTWIGALIGLSVRTPEAATSGGLIWLFPLTFISNAFVPVNGMPKFLQYVAEWNPFSATVAAARELFGNTIDGVPKSVTGAWPMEHPVWASLIWSVVIILVFRVLSVRKYRSATA from the coding sequence GTGAGCACCGTTTCCGGCACGCGCAAGCTCGTGGCTCCGCTGCCCGCGGGGGGCGTCGGACAGTCGATCAGGGACTCCCTGGTCGTGGCCAAGCGGAACCTGATCCGCATGACCAGGATTCCCGAGATGATCCTCTTCGGGGTCATCCAGCCGGTGATGTTCGTGGTGCTGTTCACGTACGTCTTCGGCGGGTCCATCAACATCCCGGGGGCGCCGTCGGGCAGCGCGGGCGCCTACAAGGAATTCCTGATGGCGGGCATCTTCGCGCAGACCGTCACCTTCGCCACCGCCGGTGCGGGCGCGGGCATCGCCGACGACATGCACAAGGGCCTCATCGACCGCTTCCGGTCGCTGCCCATGGCGCGCGGCGCGGTCCTCACCGGGCGCACCCTGGCCGACCTCGTCCAGACCGCGGTGACCCTGGCCGTCCTCGCGGTCGTCGCCCTGCTCGTCGGCTGGCGCACCCACGAGAACATCGGCAAGGTCCTCGCGGGCTTCGCCCTGCTGCTCCTGCTCGGCTACGCGTTCACCTGGATCGGCGCGCTGATCGGCCTCTCCGTGCGTACGCCTGAGGCGGCCACCTCGGGAGGCCTGATCTGGCTGTTCCCGCTGACGTTCATCTCGAACGCCTTCGTGCCGGTCAACGGAATGCCGAAGTTCCTTCAGTACGTCGCGGAATGGAATCCGTTCAGTGCCACGGTGGCGGCGGCCCGTGAGCTGTTCGGCAACACGATCGACGGGGTGCCGAAGTCCGTCACCGGCGCCTGGCCCATGGAGCACCCCGTGTGGGCGTCGCTGATCTGGTCCGTCGTGATCATCCTGGTGTTCCGCGTGCTGTCGGTCCGCAAGTACCGCTCGGCGACGGCCTGA
- the mca gene encoding mycothiol conjugate amidase Mca yields the protein MTEQLRLMAVHAHPDDESSKGAATMAKYVSEGVDVHVVTCTGGERGDILNPKLQGDKYIQENIHEVRRKEMDEAREILGVKQDWLGFVDSGLPEGDPLPPLPEGCFALEDVDKAAGELVRQIRSFRPQVITTYDENGGYPHPDHIMTHKISMVAFDGAADAEKYPEPEFGPVFQPQKLYYNQGFNRPRTEALHHAMIDRGMESPYGDWLKRWDEFERVERTLTTHVPCADFYEIRDKALIAHATQIDPDGGWFRVPMELQKEVWPTEEYELAKSLVDTSLPEDDLFAGIRDNA from the coding sequence TTGACTGAGCAGCTGCGACTGATGGCCGTGCACGCCCACCCCGACGACGAGTCGAGCAAGGGCGCGGCCACGATGGCCAAGTACGTGTCCGAGGGGGTGGACGTGCACGTCGTGACCTGCACGGGCGGGGAGCGCGGCGACATCCTCAACCCCAAGCTCCAGGGTGACAAGTACATCCAGGAGAACATCCACGAGGTGCGCAGGAAGGAGATGGACGAGGCGCGCGAGATCCTGGGCGTCAAGCAGGACTGGCTCGGCTTCGTCGACTCCGGCCTGCCCGAGGGCGACCCGCTGCCGCCGCTGCCCGAGGGCTGCTTCGCCCTGGAGGACGTCGACAAGGCAGCCGGTGAGCTGGTCCGGCAGATCCGCTCGTTCCGTCCGCAGGTCATCACGACGTACGACGAGAACGGCGGGTACCCGCACCCCGACCACATCATGACCCACAAGATCTCGATGGTGGCCTTCGACGGCGCCGCGGACGCCGAGAAGTACCCGGAGCCGGAGTTCGGCCCGGTCTTCCAGCCGCAGAAGCTCTACTACAACCAGGGCTTCAACCGGCCGCGCACCGAGGCGCTGCACCACGCGATGATCGACCGCGGCATGGAGTCGCCGTACGGGGACTGGCTCAAGCGCTGGGACGAGTTCGAGCGGGTCGAGCGCACGCTGACCACGCACGTTCCGTGCGCCGACTTCTACGAGATCCGCGACAAGGCCCTGATCGCGCACGCCACGCAGATCGACCCCGACGGCGGCTGGTTCCGCGTCCCGATGGAGCTCCAGAAGGAGGTCTGGCCCACGGAGGAGTACGAGCTCGCGAAGTCGCTCGTCGATACTTCCCTCCCCGAGGACGACCTCTTTGCGGGCATCCGCGACAATGCCTAG
- a CDS encoding TetR/AcrR family transcriptional regulator, with protein MATKKSGPGTGAGTGPGTGPIGRPRGFDADDALERAVLVFWEHGYEGASLARLTGAMGISTTSMYAAFGSKEELFRKALERYSEGPGGYLTQALDEPTALAVATAILSGAVRTSTRPACPRGCLGVQGALATSAPGHGVRDLLTAWRNDGCIRVEERFRRAVDDGDLPPETDPGLLARYVTTLTFGIAVQAASGVGHDELQELADAALRNWPLMS; from the coding sequence ATGGCAACGAAGAAGAGCGGCCCCGGCACCGGCGCCGGCACGGGCCCCGGCACCGGCCCCATCGGCCGACCGCGAGGATTCGACGCCGACGACGCCCTTGAGCGCGCCGTGCTGGTCTTCTGGGAGCACGGCTACGAGGGGGCGAGCCTGGCCCGCCTGACGGGCGCGATGGGCATCTCGACCACCAGCATGTACGCGGCCTTCGGCAGCAAGGAGGAGCTGTTCCGCAAGGCCCTGGAGCGCTACAGCGAAGGCCCCGGCGGCTACCTGACCCAGGCCCTCGATGAGCCGACCGCGCTCGCCGTCGCCACCGCGATCCTGTCCGGCGCCGTGCGAACCAGCACCCGCCCGGCCTGCCCCCGCGGCTGCCTGGGCGTCCAGGGCGCCCTGGCCACCAGCGCCCCGGGCCACGGAGTCCGCGACCTCCTAACCGCCTGGCGCAACGACGGCTGCATCCGCGTCGAGGAGCGTTTCCGGCGAGCCGTGGACGACGGCGACCTGCCCCCGGAAACCGATCCGGGGCTACTGGCCCGCTACGTCACGACCTTGACGTTCGGCATCGCGGTACAGGCCGCGAGCGGCGTCGGCCACGACGAACTCCAGGAACTGGCGGACGCGGCCTTGCGGAACTGGCCACTGATGTCGTAG
- a CDS encoding DinB family protein yields MTSELVRPPLQADERTALIGWLDVQRQIVRGKCEGLSEEDAHRSLIPTSPAVTMAGLVSHLRWAEHLWLEVLFLGGDEKQNPSFDESREDADWYTDGRPLAELLAEYEAQCARSNEITAAASLDDSGRHTGFESGGANLRWMLTHLVEETARHAGHADLVRELLDGKKSYY; encoded by the coding sequence ATGACATCGGAACTGGTACGCCCCCCGCTCCAGGCGGACGAACGCACCGCGCTCATAGGCTGGTTGGACGTGCAGCGGCAGATCGTGCGCGGGAAGTGCGAGGGCCTGAGCGAAGAGGACGCGCACCGCTCCCTCATCCCGACCTCACCGGCCGTGACGATGGCCGGTCTCGTCTCCCATCTGCGCTGGGCCGAACACCTGTGGCTTGAAGTGCTGTTCCTCGGCGGCGACGAGAAGCAGAACCCGTCGTTCGACGAGTCGCGCGAGGACGCCGACTGGTACACCGACGGCCGCCCGCTCGCCGAGCTCCTCGCGGAGTACGAGGCTCAGTGCGCCCGCAGCAACGAGATCACCGCGGCGGCGTCCCTGGACGACTCGGGCCGCCACACCGGATTCGAGTCCGGCGGCGCCAACCTCCGCTGGATGCTGACCCACCTCGTCGAGGAGACGGCCAGGCACGCGGGGCACGCGGACCTGGTCAGGGAACTCCTCGACGGCAAGAAGAGCTATTACTGA
- the greA gene encoding transcription elongation factor GreA, with product MTQTSENVTWLTQEAYNQLKAELEHLSGPARTEIAAKIAAAREEGDLRENGGYHAAKEEQGKQELRVRQLTQLLETARVGEAPADDGVVEPGMVVTIAFDGDEDDTVTFLLASREYASADIETYSPQSPLGTGVNGKKIGEDAEYELPNGKLASVKILAAKPYQA from the coding sequence GTGACCCAGACCAGCGAGAACGTCACCTGGCTGACCCAGGAGGCGTACAACCAGCTCAAGGCCGAGCTGGAGCACCTGTCTGGTCCTGCGCGCACCGAGATCGCGGCCAAGATCGCCGCGGCGCGCGAAGAGGGCGACCTGCGCGAGAACGGCGGGTACCACGCGGCCAAGGAGGAGCAGGGCAAGCAGGAGCTCCGCGTCCGCCAGCTGACCCAGCTCCTGGAGACGGCCCGGGTCGGTGAGGCCCCCGCCGACGACGGTGTGGTGGAGCCGGGCATGGTCGTCACCATCGCCTTCGACGGCGACGAGGACGACACCGTGACCTTCCTGCTCGCTTCCCGTGAGTACGCGAGCGCCGACATCGAGACGTATTCGCCGCAGTCCCCGCTGGGCACCGGCGTGAACGGCAAGAAGATCGGCGAGGACGCGGAGTACGAGCTGCCGAACGGCAAGCTCGCCTCCGTCAAGATCCTCGCGGCCAAGCCGTACCAGGCCTAG
- a CDS encoding tetratricopeptide repeat protein produces the protein MRDSHRAEAERLLGRAVEEEVRRSGGRVDGGVLLSRARGALDAMAETAAEEYAAYTTALDESQAGQLTFGQRYAREGSGTPLLVAVVAALAAGVSDLSFGTSVGTALGTGAVVAVAGAAATVLKVTASHVPAASRHAGALNQPGGPEQLRLQWLTALEVRGIRPFLDQQRVLAASTGTRTQKKTAPQLRGTDKSAAARRRSVLEQSFTQLPENVGPFAGRRAELARIAQHVHAARASTDTRPTVVVLHGAPGSGRTSLAVRAAHELRDQFRGACVVDLRGDNPQESPLSTRDALLHLLNRLGAPREQLLFRERSSQEQQVKRLSELYHQYLTGLAVTIVLDDASDAEQVRTLIPERSDSLVLVTSREPLDLPDDLPAWLHLLPVDALDEAGAEQLLRESAEDLPGPYDAESADAVRELCGGLPLALRAAGSSLGPRTPRQLAADLAAYGPVDPVERVLWLRYTDQAEPARRLLRRLALAGRASLGAAAAAALLATDEQEAGRRLTELSRAGLVDHVRGSRYRLHDLVRAFAQARLLDEEEPAERSAAQERLIASYGELADTVIRLVDGKTSTRADQFGQHGFASLDAALRWLDDESSFITAALRHAEGVDQQAVLNLLGALCDYCLLRGDLYRLGEINELAHAIDQGLLGRSVQWRTGIAARQLGELDQSRTTLNSVVDLYFEAHQDAAAARALGSLGITLHHQGNLKEAAARLNDALELQSADELAGDRAWTLHALAAVERDRAHLGQALDMLDKALVLHRASGSVHGEAWTHFQLGQLNLRRGDVPRAETELRDALELYGRTHDTRGEAWAMTQLARARLVDGDPSPAVDGLRQAVSRHRDNEDARGEAWSLYYLGQALEETGNLDEAVRDLERARTMFSRMRDVYGLACARHHSARVTRDQRAAQTGSLRNSGFARQLLVDARADFQRIGVAHGEAWTCLELVVVDAGNARAQQALALCDEAIALFGSYGDRRGEDWARFLRCTLLPYASPGGWEIGTAVAQEELSQLARAGHPVRDGKLDEYIQAYDLLLERGAELETGWQAWRLGMVPNRHAREVMGVPVPQPG, from the coding sequence ATGCGGGACAGCCATCGGGCCGAGGCCGAGCGGCTGTTGGGACGGGCGGTCGAGGAGGAGGTCCGGCGTTCGGGCGGGCGCGTCGACGGGGGCGTGCTGCTCTCGCGGGCGCGCGGCGCGCTCGACGCCATGGCGGAGACGGCCGCCGAGGAGTACGCCGCGTACACCACCGCGCTCGACGAATCGCAGGCGGGACAGCTCACGTTCGGGCAGCGCTACGCCCGTGAGGGCTCGGGCACTCCCCTGCTGGTGGCCGTGGTCGCGGCGCTCGCCGCCGGGGTGTCCGACCTGTCGTTCGGCACCAGCGTGGGCACGGCCCTCGGCACCGGCGCGGTCGTCGCCGTCGCGGGCGCCGCGGCCACCGTCCTGAAGGTGACGGCCTCGCACGTCCCCGCGGCCAGCAGGCACGCCGGTGCGCTCAACCAGCCAGGCGGACCCGAGCAGTTGAGGCTGCAGTGGCTGACCGCGCTCGAAGTGCGCGGCATCCGGCCCTTCCTCGACCAGCAGCGCGTCCTCGCCGCGTCGACCGGTACCCGTACGCAGAAGAAGACCGCGCCCCAGCTGCGCGGCACGGACAAGAGCGCGGCCGCGCGCAGGCGTTCCGTCCTGGAGCAGTCCTTCACCCAACTCCCGGAGAACGTCGGCCCCTTCGCGGGCCGCAGGGCCGAACTCGCGCGGATAGCCCAGCACGTGCACGCGGCGCGCGCCAGCACCGACACCCGGCCCACCGTCGTCGTCCTGCACGGCGCGCCGGGCTCCGGGCGCACCTCGCTCGCGGTGCGGGCCGCGCACGAGCTGCGCGACCAGTTCCGCGGCGCGTGCGTGGTGGACCTGCGCGGCGACAACCCGCAGGAGTCGCCGCTGTCCACCCGCGACGCCCTGCTGCATCTGCTCAACCGCCTCGGCGCCCCGCGCGAACAGCTCCTCTTCCGCGAGCGCTCCTCGCAGGAACAGCAGGTGAAGCGGCTCAGCGAGCTCTACCACCAGTATCTGACCGGCCTCGCGGTGACGATCGTCCTGGACGACGCGAGCGACGCCGAGCAGGTCCGCACGCTCATCCCCGAGCGCTCCGACAGCCTCGTCCTCGTCACCTCGCGCGAACCCCTCGACCTCCCCGACGACCTGCCCGCCTGGCTGCACCTGCTGCCGGTCGACGCCCTTGACGAGGCGGGCGCCGAGCAGCTCCTGCGCGAGAGCGCCGAGGATCTGCCAGGACCGTACGACGCTGAATCCGCCGACGCCGTACGGGAGTTGTGCGGCGGTCTGCCGCTCGCCCTGCGCGCCGCGGGTTCCTCGCTCGGTCCGCGCACGCCGCGCCAGCTGGCCGCCGACCTCGCGGCGTACGGCCCGGTCGACCCCGTGGAGCGCGTCCTGTGGCTGCGCTACACCGACCAGGCCGAGCCCGCCCGCCGTCTGCTGCGCCGCCTCGCGCTCGCCGGGCGGGCCTCGCTCGGCGCGGCCGCGGCGGCCGCGCTGCTGGCCACCGACGAGCAGGAGGCCGGGCGCCGCCTCACCGAGCTGTCCCGCGCCGGGCTCGTCGACCACGTCCGCGGCAGCCGCTACCGCCTGCACGACCTCGTGCGCGCCTTCGCCCAGGCCCGCCTCCTGGACGAGGAGGAGCCCGCCGAGCGCAGCGCCGCGCAGGAACGTCTCATCGCCAGCTACGGCGAGCTTGCCGACACCGTCATCCGGCTCGTCGACGGCAAGACGTCCACCCGCGCCGACCAGTTCGGCCAGCACGGCTTCGCGTCCCTGGACGCGGCGCTGCGCTGGCTCGACGACGAGTCGAGCTTCATCACCGCCGCGCTGCGGCACGCGGAGGGCGTCGACCAGCAGGCCGTCCTCAACCTGCTCGGCGCCCTGTGCGACTACTGCCTGCTGCGCGGCGACCTCTACCGGCTCGGTGAGATCAACGAACTCGCCCACGCCATCGACCAGGGCCTGCTCGGCCGCAGCGTGCAGTGGCGCACCGGCATCGCCGCCCGCCAGCTCGGCGAACTCGACCAGTCCCGTACGACGCTGAACTCCGTCGTCGACCTCTACTTCGAGGCCCACCAGGACGCGGCGGCCGCCCGCGCGCTCGGCTCGCTCGGCATCACGCTGCACCACCAGGGCAACCTCAAGGAGGCGGCCGCGCGCCTCAACGACGCGCTGGAGCTCCAGTCCGCCGACGAACTGGCGGGCGACCGCGCCTGGACGCTGCACGCGCTCGCGGCCGTGGAGCGCGACCGCGCCCACCTCGGGCAGGCCCTCGACATGCTGGACAAGGCGCTGGTCCTGCACCGTGCGAGCGGCTCCGTGCACGGCGAGGCGTGGACGCACTTCCAGCTCGGCCAGCTCAATCTGCGCAGGGGCGACGTGCCGCGCGCGGAGACCGAGCTGCGCGACGCCCTGGAGCTGTACGGCCGCACCCACGACACCCGCGGCGAGGCCTGGGCGATGACACAGCTGGCCCGGGCCCGCCTGGTGGACGGCGACCCCTCGCCCGCGGTCGACGGACTGCGCCAGGCGGTGTCCAGGCACCGCGACAACGAGGACGCGCGCGGCGAGGCCTGGTCCCTGTACTACCTCGGCCAGGCCCTGGAGGAGACCGGCAACCTCGACGAGGCGGTGCGCGATCTGGAGCGGGCCCGCACGATGTTCTCGCGGATGCGGGACGTGTACGGCCTGGCCTGCGCGCGCCACCACTCCGCGCGCGTCACCCGTGACCAGCGCGCCGCCCAGACGGGCTCACTGCGCAACTCCGGCTTCGCCCGCCAGCTCCTGGTGGACGCCCGCGCCGACTTCCAGCGGATCGGCGTCGCGCACGGCGAGGCCTGGACCTGTCTGGAGCTGGTCGTCGTGGACGCGGGCAACGCCCGCGCCCAGCAGGCACTCGCCCTCTGCGACGAGGCGATCGCGCTCTTCGGCTCGTACGGCGACCGGCGCGGCGAGGACTGGGCACGCTTCCTGCGCTGCACCCTGCTGCCGTACGCCTCGCCCGGCGGCTGGGAGATCGGCACGGCGGTCGCCCAGGAGGAACTGAGCCAGCTGGCCCGCGCGGGCCACCCGGTCCGCGACGGCAAACTCGACGAGTACATCCAGGCATACGACCTGCTCCTGGAGCGCGGCGCCGAGCTGGAGACGGGCTGGCAGGCCTGGCGCCTCGGCATGGTCCCGAACCGCCACGCACGGGAGGTGATGGGCGTCCCGGTACCCCAGCCCGGCTGA
- a CDS encoding SDR family oxidoreductase, translating to MGSLEGKTALVTGGSAGIGLASAVRLAADGAHVFITGRRKTELDAAVEAIGPSATALVGDISDLADLDRLYEAIRDRGQGLDVLFANASVAEFGTLEQVTEEHFDALFGINARGTLFTVQKALPLLNDGASVILNGSTSATSGDEAFGVYAATKAATRSFARTWANELKGRGIRVNTISPGPTDTPGLSGLAPDAEQAADLRRQLASQVPLGRLGRPEEIAAAVSFLASGESSFITGASLYADGGLNQI from the coding sequence GTGGGATCACTTGAGGGCAAGACCGCGCTTGTCACCGGGGGCAGCGCCGGAATCGGTCTGGCCAGCGCCGTCCGGCTGGCGGCCGATGGCGCGCACGTGTTCATCACCGGCCGACGCAAGACCGAGCTCGACGCGGCCGTCGAAGCGATCGGTCCATCGGCCACCGCGTTGGTCGGCGACATCTCGGACCTGGCCGACCTGGACCGGCTCTACGAGGCGATCCGCGACCGGGGACAGGGCCTGGACGTGCTGTTCGCGAACGCCTCCGTCGCCGAGTTCGGGACGCTTGAGCAGGTCACCGAAGAGCACTTCGACGCGCTCTTCGGCATCAACGCCCGGGGCACCCTGTTCACCGTGCAGAAGGCGCTGCCCCTGCTCAACGACGGCGCCTCGGTGATCTTGAACGGCTCCACCAGTGCGACCTCCGGCGACGAGGCGTTCGGCGTGTACGCGGCGACCAAGGCCGCCACGCGCTCGTTCGCCAGGACCTGGGCCAACGAACTCAAGGGCCGCGGCATCCGGGTCAACACGATCTCGCCGGGACCGACCGACACCCCCGGCCTGTCGGGACTCGCCCCCGACGCGGAACAGGCCGCGGACCTCAGGCGGCAACTGGCGTCACAGGTACCGCTCGGCCGCCTCGGCCGCCCGGAGGAGATCGCCGCCGCGGTGTCCTTCCTCGCCTCCGGGGAGAGCAGCTTCATCACGGGTGCGAGCCTGTACGCGGACGGCGGGCTGAACCAGATCTGA
- a CDS encoding DUF4307 domain-containing protein encodes MAAVGSKVPEGRYGRSRTADEAADRKLKLVGAVLGVLFLGVVGWFGYDYINGTKISAEIIKFDVVSDDSVEVHLEVRKDADAKGYCTLRSQAEDGAEVGRADFRFDQRQDRVDKRVTLRTKARGTSAELLGCHSD; translated from the coding sequence ATGGCGGCGGTGGGCTCGAAGGTCCCCGAGGGCCGATACGGCCGCTCGCGTACGGCCGACGAGGCCGCTGATCGCAAGCTCAAGCTGGTCGGCGCCGTGCTCGGCGTCCTCTTCCTCGGAGTCGTCGGCTGGTTCGGCTACGACTACATCAACGGTACGAAGATCAGCGCCGAGATCATCAAGTTCGACGTCGTCTCCGACGACTCCGTCGAGGTGCACCTCGAAGTGCGCAAGGACGCCGACGCCAAGGGCTACTGCACGCTGCGCTCGCAGGCCGAGGACGGCGCCGAGGTGGGCCGCGCGGACTTCCGCTTCGACCAGCGGCAGGACCGCGTCGACAAGCGCGTCACGCTGCGTACGAAGGCCCGGGGCACCAGCGCCGAGCTGCTGGGCTGCCACTCCGACTGA
- a CDS encoding ATP-binding cassette domain-containing protein has protein sequence MPGAIYAEGLVKTFGDVRALDGVDLDVPEGTVLGLLGPNGAGKTTAVRCLTTLLTPDSGKAVVAGIDVLKHPNEVRRSIGLSGQFAAVDEYLTGRENLQMVGQLYQLRAKEAKARAGELLDRFNLADAADRPSKTYSGGMRRRLDLAAALVVSPPVMFMDEPTTGLDPRNRQQLWEVIQELVAGGTTLLLTTQYLEEADHLAHDICVVDHGRVIARGTSDQLKAQTGGERVEVVVHEREHIAPATEVLRGFGKGEVAVAEHTRKLTVPVTGGAKLLAEVIRDLDTRGIEIDDIGLRRPTLDDVFISLTGHVAELADGNGDESADADGESRLDKEADK, from the coding sequence ATGCCAGGCGCCATCTACGCCGAAGGCCTGGTGAAGACCTTCGGCGACGTAAGGGCTCTGGACGGCGTCGATCTGGATGTCCCGGAAGGCACCGTGCTCGGCCTCCTCGGTCCGAACGGCGCGGGCAAGACCACGGCGGTCCGCTGTCTGACGACGCTCCTCACGCCCGACAGCGGAAAGGCCGTCGTCGCGGGCATCGACGTCCTCAAACACCCGAACGAAGTGCGCCGCTCGATCGGCCTGTCCGGCCAGTTCGCCGCCGTGGACGAGTACCTGACGGGCCGCGAGAACCTCCAGATGGTCGGTCAGCTCTACCAGCTGCGGGCCAAGGAGGCGAAGGCCAGGGCGGGCGAGCTGCTCGACAGGTTCAACCTCGCGGACGCCGCCGACCGGCCCTCCAAGACGTACTCCGGAGGCATGCGCCGCCGCCTCGACCTCGCCGCCGCGCTCGTCGTGTCGCCGCCCGTGATGTTCATGGACGAGCCCACCACCGGCCTCGACCCGCGCAACCGCCAGCAGCTCTGGGAGGTCATCCAGGAGCTCGTCGCGGGCGGTACGACGCTGCTCCTGACCACGCAGTACCTCGAAGAGGCCGATCACCTGGCGCACGACATCTGCGTCGTCGACCACGGCCGCGTCATCGCGCGGGGCACCTCCGACCAGCTCAAGGCGCAGACCGGCGGCGAGCGCGTCGAGGTCGTGGTGCACGAGCGCGAGCACATCGCCCCCGCCACCGAGGTGCTGCGCGGCTTCGGCAAGGGCGAGGTCGCCGTCGCCGAGCACACGCGCAAGCTGACCGTGCCCGTCACCGGCGGCGCCAAGCTGCTCGCCGAGGTCATCCGCGACCTCGACACCCGCGGCATCGAGATCGACGACATCGGCCTGCGCCGCCCCACCCTCGACGACGTCTTCATCTCGCTGACCGGCCACGTGGCCGAGCTGGCGGACGGGAACGGCGACGAGAGCGCCGACGCCGACGGCGAGTCCCGGCTCGACAAGGAGGCCGACAAGTGA
- a CDS encoding S1 family peptidase, whose product MARRFRALLLTTLVLVAGSVMSSAPASAVIGGSKSTYGPWAVRMLVDGKPACTGTAVARQWILTASHCFYEQALPVADKRISFRVGNLDMRRGTTVRPVPRKRVGSAHADMMLVKVPPMNVPTARLATVGVHRGQAVRQYGWGATCTTDESACQSPVLKQSDLKVVRPNDPLCAGHTAPGGPDFCMKKVRGIPAGGDSGGPVMTVGPRGTETLIGVFNGSDREKSAEAGEVSQQLSWIRSVIRR is encoded by the coding sequence ATGGCGCGTCGCTTTCGTGCACTGCTGCTGACCACCCTGGTGCTGGTCGCGGGCTCGGTGATGTCGTCCGCTCCGGCCTCCGCCGTCATCGGCGGGTCGAAGAGCACCTACGGCCCGTGGGCGGTGCGCATGCTCGTCGACGGCAAACCGGCGTGCACCGGGACAGCGGTCGCTCGCCAGTGGATCCTCACCGCCTCGCACTGCTTCTACGAGCAGGCGCTGCCGGTCGCCGACAAGCGGATCTCCTTCCGGGTGGGCAATCTCGACATGCGGAGGGGCACCACGGTCCGCCCCGTCCCCCGCAAGCGCGTGGGCAGCGCGCACGCCGACATGATGCTCGTCAAGGTCCCGCCGATGAACGTCCCCACGGCGCGCCTGGCCACGGTCGGCGTCCACCGCGGCCAGGCCGTGCGGCAGTACGGGTGGGGCGCCACCTGCACCACGGACGAGAGCGCCTGCCAGTCCCCCGTACTCAAGCAGTCGGACTTGAAGGTCGTACGGCCCAACGACCCCCTGTGCGCGGGGCACACCGCACCGGGCGGCCCCGACTTCTGCATGAAGAAGGTGCGCGGAATTCCCGCCGGGGGCGACTCCGGAGGCCCGGTGATGACCGTTGGCCCGCGAGGCACCGAAACCCTTATCGGCGTCTTCAACGGCTCCGACCGCGAGAAGAGTGCCGAGGCCGGGGAAGTGTCCCAGCAACTCTCCTGGATTCGCTCCGTCATCCGGCGATAG